From one Melioribacteraceae bacterium genomic stretch:
- a CDS encoding class I adenylate-forming enzyme family protein, translated as MNPNNYALLSNDKILTYNELHEKVQFVSSQLRSTIQKGDIVGINANHSPSFVINTLAVWNLGGIVFPINPNLPDEEREQQISFINCKNIAEVVTTRENQIRDEIYTVDNSALILFTSGSTNNPKAVMHTFRSLYSSAESIDSKILFESNELWLASLPFFRIGGFQMILRSLLSGGTLCIPNSVRSENLIESIKFYKPQYMSFVNATLKRFIESDIDFQDSIKAVFAGGGPIESDFLIRAYDKKLPVYKVYGSTETGSMISMFEPTDRIEKLNSAGKPLPNVKVKIHDGEVLVKSPSLFSGYYKNHYLNNDRLKDKWFNTGDIGFIDKDGFLFIEGRIDNFIISGGEKIDPREIETELLKFDLINEAVVFGVDDKKWGEKVCAVITSSEEIQIEKIIEDLKARLTAYKIPKAIKQIDQIPVDEMGKINLSGIKKLFQ; from the coding sequence ATGAATCCTAATAATTATGCTCTACTATCAAATGACAAAATATTGACCTACAATGAATTGCATGAAAAAGTACAGTTTGTATCTTCGCAATTGAGAAGTACAATTCAGAAAGGTGATATCGTTGGTATAAATGCGAATCATTCCCCGAGTTTTGTAATTAATACACTTGCAGTTTGGAATCTTGGTGGAATTGTTTTTCCGATTAATCCAAATCTACCGGATGAAGAAAGAGAACAACAAATCAGTTTTATAAATTGTAAAAACATTGCAGAAGTTGTTACAACACGAGAAAACCAAATTCGTGATGAAATTTATACTGTTGATAATAGTGCTCTTATTCTCTTTACTTCAGGTTCGACAAACAATCCCAAAGCTGTAATGCATACTTTCAGAAGTTTATACTCAAGTGCAGAAAGTATTGACTCAAAAATTTTATTTGAATCAAATGAACTTTGGTTGGCTTCTCTTCCATTCTTCAGAATTGGTGGTTTTCAAATGATATTGAGAAGCCTCTTATCAGGTGGTACTTTATGTATCCCTAATTCGGTGAGATCGGAGAACCTAATTGAGTCTATAAAGTTTTATAAACCGCAATACATGTCGTTCGTTAATGCAACACTAAAAAGATTTATTGAGAGTGATATAGATTTTCAAGACAGTATAAAAGCTGTCTTTGCCGGAGGTGGACCGATTGAGTCTGATTTTTTAATTAGAGCATATGATAAAAAGCTCCCTGTATATAAAGTTTATGGTTCAACAGAAACCGGATCCATGATTTCCATGTTTGAGCCTACTGATAGAATTGAAAAGTTAAATTCCGCCGGAAAACCGTTACCTAATGTTAAAGTAAAAATTCATGATGGTGAGGTTCTAGTTAAGTCACCTTCGCTATTTAGTGGTTACTATAAAAATCATTATCTCAATAACGATCGACTAAAAGACAAGTGGTTCAATACCGGTGATATTGGTTTTATCGACAAGGATGGGTTTCTATTTATTGAAGGAAGAATCGATAATTTTATTATATCCGGTGGTGAAAAAATCGATCCCCGCGAAATTGAAACTGAGTTATTAAAATTTGATCTAATTAATGAAGCCGTTGTTTTTGGTGTTGATGATAAAAAGTGGGGAGAAAAAGTTTGTGCTGTTATTACATCAAGCGAGGAAATTCAAATAGAAAAAATAATTGAAGACTTAAAAGCTAGATTAACTGCTTATAAAATACCAAAAGCGATCAAACAAATAGATCAAATACCTGTCGATGAAATGGGTAAAATTAATTTGTCAGGAATAAAAAAATTATTTCAATAA
- a CDS encoding thioesterase family protein — MFHTKERLNFYDCDPAGIIFFASLLKLAHTSYEKFLAEVSPNRNYFFDNEIVLPIIHCEADYHKPLKAFDEIDITITVQKLKQSSFELYYTFEVNQILFAEAKTAHVCVDKKKFSKTNLPGDLMNGLSVHLPKDS, encoded by the coding sequence ATGTTTCACACAAAAGAGCGTCTAAATTTTTATGATTGTGATCCGGCAGGGATTATATTTTTCGCAAGCTTATTAAAACTTGCTCATACTTCATATGAAAAATTTCTAGCTGAGGTTTCGCCCAATAGAAATTATTTTTTTGATAATGAGATTGTTTTACCGATTATTCATTGCGAAGCCGATTATCACAAACCCTTAAAAGCATTTGATGAAATTGACATCACAATAACAGTACAAAAATTAAAACAGAGCTCTTTTGAATTGTATTATACATTCGAAGTAAATCAAATACTTTTTGCTGAAGCTAAAACCGCTCACGTTTGTGTTGATAAAAAAAAGTTTTCAAAAACTAACTTGCCCGGCGATCTTATGAATGGTTTGTCAGTACACCTACCAAAAGATAGTTGA
- a CDS encoding toxin-antitoxin system YwqK family antitoxin, with translation MKIHSLFIILFLMAILTNSAQEVKRTYYPNGKLETQGTYFDGQRHGTYKEYYNTGQLWKEWYFEFGKEEGESRWYFPDGTLSMIWNYKNGMLQGISKWYYETGELWAEPNYTDNQLNGFTRTYYKSGALQAIWNYKNNELNGLSKIFFESGPVEVERNYVDGKLEGISKVYYDFGVVALEANYKNDLLEGISYIYYPDGSIKVIDTYKSGQIVKRERYDIVGKFDKVEENFNEYYEEGTLKAEVKFKEGVRDGVNKYYHNNGYLESILNFENGKLDSINTYFHPNGNISKVINYINGLKNGKAKVYNDEGVLVGEYNYTNDELSGSAVTYYESGELLSENFYKNDFLEGTVKYYYRTGELFAEENYSKGIRNGIFKTYHKNGEVAEFAIYKNNRLEGTAFSYFNDGKLRRKAEFNYGRLIRDEVLDQTGKQILQ, from the coding sequence ATGAAAATACATTCACTTTTTATTATACTTTTTTTGATGGCAATCCTTACCAATTCGGCCCAAGAGGTTAAACGAACTTATTATCCCAACGGCAAGCTCGAGACGCAAGGAACCTATTTTGACGGCCAAAGGCACGGAACTTACAAGGAATACTACAATACCGGTCAACTTTGGAAGGAATGGTATTTTGAATTTGGCAAGGAAGAAGGTGAATCCAGATGGTATTTTCCCGACGGTACGTTGAGTATGATCTGGAATTATAAAAACGGAATGCTGCAAGGCATTTCAAAATGGTATTACGAAACTGGTGAGTTATGGGCTGAGCCAAACTATACCGATAATCAACTTAACGGATTTACAAGAACCTATTATAAAAGCGGTGCTCTTCAAGCAATTTGGAATTACAAGAACAATGAGCTAAATGGCCTCTCTAAAATATTTTTTGAATCCGGTCCCGTCGAAGTCGAAAGAAATTATGTTGATGGAAAGCTTGAAGGGATAAGCAAGGTGTACTACGATTTTGGTGTTGTAGCTTTAGAAGCAAATTATAAAAATGATTTGCTTGAAGGGATATCATATATCTACTATCCGGATGGCTCAATCAAAGTAATAGATACTTACAAAAGCGGACAAATTGTAAAACGTGAACGATACGATATTGTTGGCAAATTTGATAAAGTCGAGGAAAATTTTAACGAATATTATGAAGAAGGAACATTAAAGGCCGAAGTAAAATTCAAAGAAGGTGTTCGAGACGGAGTAAATAAATATTACCATAATAATGGTTACCTCGAATCAATCTTAAATTTTGAAAACGGAAAGCTTGATTCAATAAACACCTACTTTCATCCGAATGGGAATATCTCGAAGGTTATAAACTATATAAATGGATTAAAAAACGGTAAGGCAAAAGTATATAATGATGAAGGAGTTTTAGTCGGTGAATATAATTATACGAATGATGAACTAAGCGGTTCTGCTGTTACTTACTATGAATCGGGTGAACTTCTTTCAGAAAATTTTTACAAAAATGATTTTCTTGAAGGAACTGTAAAATATTATTATAGAACCGGTGAGCTTTTTGCAGAGGAAAATTACTCAAAAGGAATACGCAACGGAATTTTTAAGACTTATCATAAAAACGGTGAAGTTGCAGAGTTTGCAATTTATAAAAATAATCGGCTTGAGGGAACGGCTTTCTCTTATTTTAACGATGGCAAACTCAGAAGAAAGGCAGAGTTTAATTACGGTAGGCTTATCCGTGACGAGGTATTGGATCAAACCGGTAAACAGATTTTACAGTAA
- a CDS encoding saccharopine dehydrogenase NADP-binding domain-containing protein, producing MNKLIVYGAYGYSARLIIENLKKKNIEPVLAGRDEYKLRKAANDFDCDYMAFGLEGKNNLTEKIKDFHTVLNCAGPYKFTADKFIEACLATQTNYIDITGEIPAIEFAWKNNQPAIENNITILPAVGFDVIPTDCIAKKLKQSMNDAISLKLGFEGINTKISRGTYLTTLEMINEDGKIRKDGKIISIPLTDLTYEIKNDKIDFEGVAIPWGDVSSAYYSTGIPNIEVYLGLSKSLYIARRLLAAGKNLIGLNSVKDFLMKQLSKRTDGPTDYERQKSSMIVWGEVTNNKGEKLFEAYRFIDGYEITGRGAAEAVESVLNDKVNKGTQTPSLVFGYEFMNQFVIEKIVEMKIS from the coding sequence ATGAACAAGCTTATTGTATATGGTGCATACGGATATTCTGCAAGGTTGATTATAGAAAATCTTAAAAAGAAAAATATCGAGCCTGTTCTAGCGGGAAGAGATGAATACAAACTTCGTAAAGCAGCGAATGATTTTGATTGTGATTATATGGCATTTGGGTTGGAAGGCAAGAACAATCTCACAGAAAAGATTAAAGATTTTCACACGGTATTGAATTGTGCCGGCCCATATAAATTTACTGCTGATAAATTTATCGAGGCATGTTTAGCAACACAAACAAATTACATCGATATAACAGGTGAAATCCCGGCGATTGAATTTGCGTGGAAAAATAATCAACCAGCGATCGAGAATAATATTACAATTTTACCTGCTGTTGGGTTTGACGTGATTCCAACCGATTGTATTGCAAAAAAGCTTAAACAAAGTATGAATGATGCTATTTCTCTTAAACTTGGATTTGAAGGAATAAATACTAAGATATCGCGTGGTACATATCTAACAACTTTAGAGATGATTAATGAAGATGGAAAAATCAGAAAAGATGGTAAAATTATTTCTATTCCCCTGACTGATCTGACATATGAAATAAAGAATGATAAAATTGATTTCGAGGGAGTCGCTATTCCTTGGGGTGATGTAAGTTCTGCTTATTATTCTACGGGAATTCCGAACATAGAAGTATATCTTGGTTTGTCAAAATCGCTTTACATTGCGAGAAGATTACTTGCGGCAGGTAAAAATCTGATTGGTCTTAATTCGGTTAAGGATTTTTTAATGAAACAGTTATCAAAAAGAACGGACGGGCCGACAGATTATGAAAGACAGAAATCCTCAATGATTGTCTGGGGAGAAGTAACAAACAATAAGGGTGAAAAACTTTTTGAAGCATATCGTTTTATTGATGGCTATGAAATTACCGGAAGAGGTGCGGCTGAAGCTGTTGAGAGTGTATTGAATGATAAAGTAAATAAAGGAACTCAAACACCTTCACTCGTCTTCGGATATGAATTTATGAATCAGTTTGTAATTGAAAAGATTGTTGAAATGAAGATATCTTAA
- a CDS encoding response regulator, protein MSKICVIDDHPENVFILQDRLEKAGFEIITAYDGKNGLEKIREELPDLILLDVMMPGVSGFDVCRSITKDDLTKHIPVILLTALTGTEDLEEGLQAGAFDYIKKPFNRAELLARIKAALRFSETNKFLIDIEKVNTFAATVLTANHEIKQPLTLINLSTTAIRRELSKPELNMEAIEKRVKFIESATKEIIAVLEKLTSIKKPIFTDYINNLKMIDINTSLTKKS, encoded by the coding sequence ATGAGTAAAATTTGTGTAATTGATGATCACCCGGAAAATGTTTTTATACTTCAAGACAGACTAGAAAAAGCCGGGTTCGAAATTATAACTGCTTACGATGGTAAAAATGGTTTAGAAAAAATTCGTGAAGAATTGCCAGATCTAATTTTACTTGATGTAATGATGCCCGGAGTTTCAGGATTTGATGTTTGTAGATCAATTACAAAGGATGATTTAACGAAACACATTCCGGTTATCCTACTTACTGCTTTAACCGGTACAGAAGATTTGGAAGAGGGCTTGCAAGCCGGTGCATTTGACTATATTAAAAAGCCTTTCAATAGGGCAGAACTTCTGGCTAGAATTAAAGCAGCACTTAGGTTTTCCGAAACAAATAAATTCTTGATTGATATTGAGAAAGTAAACACTTTTGCAGCAACAGTTCTAACCGCCAACCACGAAATAAAGCAACCACTCACATTAATTAACCTAAGCACAACGGCAATCAGGAGAGAACTCTCTAAACCTGAACTTAATATGGAAGCAATCGAGAAACGTGTTAAATTTATTGAATCTGCAACAAAAGAAATTATTGCAGTCCTTGAAAAACTAACATCAATTAAAAAACCTATCTTTACAGATTATATCAATAACTTAAAAATGATTGATATAAACACGAGCCTTACTAAAAAATCCTAA